The Deltaproteobacteria bacterium genome includes a region encoding these proteins:
- a CDS encoding class II aldolase/adducin family protein: protein MANKANTIKELKEKLAYSCNILANEGHWDNILGHVSVRIPGEKKILMKPHSFGFEEIRPQHIIVVDMEDGKKLEGKYERHSEVFIHTEIMLARPDVNCVVHSHPPYATAFGSLRQRLRPVSHEGSIFHDGLPLFDLTTQLIRTKELGVEVAKSLGSCRGVLMKNHGSTVVGPTIEVATLYAIFLEKAARIQLIATASGEPSWSSDEEAVLKYEQIYTPHRLGSMWDYFVRRAKKLR from the coding sequence ATGGCCAACAAAGCCAATACAATCAAAGAACTCAAAGAAAAACTCGCTTACTCGTGCAACATCCTCGCCAACGAGGGTCACTGGGACAACATTCTCGGCCACGTCTCGGTTCGCATACCCGGTGAGAAAAAGATTCTCATGAAGCCGCATAGCTTCGGCTTCGAAGAAATCCGCCCGCAGCATATCATCGTCGTCGACATGGAAGACGGCAAAAAACTCGAAGGCAAATACGAGCGCCACTCGGAAGTTTTCATTCACACCGAGATCATGCTGGCGCGGCCGGATGTCAACTGCGTGGTGCATTCGCATCCGCCCTACGCGACGGCGTTCGGCTCGCTTCGCCAGCGGTTGCGCCCCGTCAGTCACGAGGGCAGCATCTTTCACGACGGCCTGCCGTTGTTCGATCTCACAACCCAACTCATTCGCACCAAGGAGTTAGGTGTGGAAGTGGCAAAAAGCCTCGGCAGCTGTCGCGGTGTGCTGATGAAGAACCACGGCTCAACCGTCGTGGGCCCGACCATCGAGGTCGCGACGCTCTACGCGATTTTCTTGGAGAAGGCGGCGCGCATCCAACTTATCGCCACCGCCTCCGGCGAGCCGTCCTGGAGCAGCGACGAAGAAGCGGTGCTCAAGTACGAGCAGATCTACACACCGCATCGTCTAGGATCGATGTGGGATTATTTCGTACGGCGCGCGAAAAAACTTCGCTAG
- a CDS encoding benzoate-CoA ligase family protein: MNVDLPDIYNAATTFVDENIKQGRGGKVAIYYQDQKITYQQVFANVNRTGNALKDLGIEIENRVLVILPDSPEFAYTFFGAIKIGAVAVPTNPWMFAKDYEYLINDSRARAIVVHESTLPEIEKIWDNTPFLKHIVVVGTPMGKALSYEKLIAQSSDKLEAAKTTKDDVCFWGYTSGSTGSPKGAVHLQHDMINISDLFVKPVLSMNENDLCFSASKMFFSYGLGNSLYFPFRFGASTVLWPEKPDPEKILQVIDKYKPTFFFSVPTLFARFLRIKKKYDMSSLRICLSSGEPLPPALFHQWKEKTGLELLDVVGSTEATHDFLANRPGRAKAGSSGEVTPAFEAKIVDDDGREVPVGETGNLLVKGDANAVYYWNKHEQTKRMMQGEWLKTGDTYYRDAEGYYWYCGRSDDMMKVGGLWVSPIEIENILMEHPAVLESGVIGDTDSDGLLKPKAFVLLKSEFKASDQLRIELQNHVKAKLQPYKYPRWVEFVDDLPKTVTGKIQRFRLRSKSSG, translated from the coding sequence ATGAACGTCGATTTACCCGACATCTACAACGCCGCCACGACCTTTGTTGATGAAAACATCAAACAGGGGCGTGGCGGCAAAGTCGCCATCTACTACCAAGACCAGAAGATCACCTATCAACAAGTTTTTGCCAACGTTAACCGCACCGGCAATGCGCTGAAAGATCTTGGCATCGAGATCGAAAACCGCGTGCTGGTGATTCTGCCGGATTCGCCGGAATTTGCTTACACCTTCTTCGGCGCCATCAAGATCGGCGCCGTCGCCGTGCCGACCAATCCTTGGATGTTCGCCAAGGATTACGAATATCTGATCAACGACAGCCGCGCTCGCGCCATTGTCGTGCACGAGTCGACGCTGCCTGAGATCGAGAAGATCTGGGACAACACGCCATTCTTAAAACACATCGTCGTCGTCGGCACGCCCATGGGTAAGGCGCTATCGTATGAGAAGCTGATCGCCCAAAGCTCGGACAAGCTCGAAGCCGCGAAGACCACCAAAGACGATGTCTGCTTCTGGGGCTATACGTCCGGCAGCACCGGCAGCCCGAAGGGTGCCGTGCACCTGCAGCACGACATGATCAACATCAGCGATCTGTTTGTGAAGCCAGTGTTGAGCATGAACGAGAACGACCTGTGCTTTTCGGCATCAAAGATGTTTTTCTCCTACGGCTTGGGGAATTCTTTGTACTTCCCCTTCCGCTTCGGTGCTTCGACAGTACTTTGGCCGGAAAAGCCCGATCCGGAAAAAATTCTTCAGGTCATCGACAAGTATAAACCGACCTTCTTTTTTTCAGTACCAACGCTGTTTGCCAGGTTTCTCCGCATCAAAAAAAAATACGACATGAGCTCGCTGCGCATCTGCCTGTCCTCCGGCGAACCGCTGCCGCCGGCTCTATTCCACCAATGGAAAGAAAAAACCGGCTTGGAATTACTCGACGTCGTCGGCTCCACCGAAGCGACCCACGATTTCTTGGCCAACCGACCGGGCCGAGCCAAAGCCGGCAGCAGCGGCGAAGTGACGCCAGCCTTCGAAGCCAAGATCGTCGACGACGACGGTCGCGAAGTCCCGGTGGGTGAAACCGGCAACTTGCTGGTCAAAGGCGACGCCAACGCGGTTTATTATTGGAACAAACACGAGCAGACCAAACGCATGATGCAGGGCGAGTGGCTCAAGACCGGCGACACCTACTACCGAGATGCCGAGGGCTACTATTGGTACTGCGGCCGCTCCGACGACATGATGAAGGTCGGCGGCCTGTGGGTCTCGCCGATTGAAATTGAAAACATCTTGATGGAACATCCGGCAGTTTTGGAGTCCGGCGTCATCGGCGACACCGACTCCGACGGCCTGCTCAAGCCGAAAGCTTTCGTGCTGCTCAAGAGCGAGTTTAAAGCCAGCGACCAGTTGCGCATTGAATTGCAAAACCACGTCAAAGCGAAACTCCAGCCCTATAAGTATCCGCGTTGGGTTGAGTTCGTCGACGACCTGCCGAAGACGGTTACAGGTAAGATTCAGAGATTCCGCTTAAGAAGCAAAAGCTCAGGATAG
- a CDS encoding aldehyde dehydrogenase, with product MAQMLIAGEQVDSESKETTKVNNPATGELVDSVPKGTIKDIQRAIDAAAGALKKWSHMAPSKRGAVLLAAGHTILQQERELATLLTKEQGKPMRESILEIRRFVHTLDHYGGMAKTMRTSAVMLDTGRHGLVLRKPLGVCGSIVPWNFPVSLMGNKLGPALLAGNCVVVKPAGTTPLTDLATCLIIDKAIQDAGGPKGVLNVVTGPGSVVGEELLVNPTVRKIGFTGATDTGRRVMQSAAKDFKHVTLELGGSDPMIVCDDADLDRAVSAASVGRFFNCGQACLAVKRLYLFDSIADEFIGKLAEKAKKISVGNGLGKGVLMGPLHTKEQRQEVEEQVEDAVKRGGKIVAGGQRPTGGEYDKGFYYQPTLVADVDPASRMIQEEVFGPALPIVRVKNLEQAIEQANGSIFGLGSSIWTRDINRAMYGAENIEAGYTWVNSAQIIYDELPFGGVKQSGLGKEHGDEAIEHYTDSKSVVIATDVEGEIIGGE from the coding sequence ATGGCACAAATGTTAATTGCCGGCGAGCAGGTCGATTCGGAAAGCAAAGAAACCACCAAGGTCAACAACCCTGCCACCGGAGAACTCGTCGACAGCGTTCCCAAAGGAACCATTAAAGATATTCAACGCGCCATCGACGCCGCTGCGGGCGCCCTGAAAAAATGGTCGCACATGGCGCCGTCCAAACGGGGCGCAGTTTTGTTGGCCGCCGGCCATACGATCCTCCAACAGGAGCGCGAGCTCGCGACTTTGCTGACCAAAGAGCAAGGCAAGCCGATGCGCGAGTCGATCCTGGAAATCCGCCGCTTCGTGCACACCTTGGATCATTACGGCGGCATGGCTAAAACCATGCGCACCAGCGCGGTGATGCTCGACACCGGCCGCCATGGCCTCGTGCTGCGCAAGCCCCTCGGCGTTTGCGGTTCCATCGTGCCGTGGAATTTTCCCGTGTCTCTAATGGGCAACAAGCTCGGTCCAGCGCTGCTGGCCGGCAACTGCGTAGTCGTCAAACCGGCCGGCACTACACCGCTCACCGATCTTGCGACCTGCTTGATCATCGACAAAGCCATCCAAGACGCTGGCGGTCCCAAAGGCGTGTTGAACGTCGTCACCGGCCCCGGCAGCGTCGTCGGTGAAGAATTACTCGTGAATCCGACCGTCCGAAAAATCGGCTTCACCGGCGCCACCGACACCGGCCGCCGCGTCATGCAGTCGGCAGCGAAAGATTTCAAACATGTCACCTTGGAACTGGGCGGCAGCGACCCGATGATCGTGTGCGACGATGCCGATCTCGATCGCGCCGTCAGCGCCGCCTCGGTCGGCCGTTTCTTTAACTGCGGCCAGGCCTGCTTGGCGGTGAAACGTTTGTACTTGTTCGACAGCATCGCCGACGAATTCATCGGCAAGCTCGCCGAGAAAGCCAAGAAGATCAGCGTCGGCAACGGTTTGGGTAAAGGCGTCCTCATGGGCCCGCTGCATACCAAAGAACAGCGCCAAGAAGTCGAAGAGCAAGTCGAAGACGCCGTGAAGCGCGGCGGCAAGATCGTCGCCGGTGGCCAACGGCCTACGGGCGGTGAGTACGACAAAGGCTTCTACTATCAGCCGACCCTGGTCGCCGATGTCGACCCGGCCTCGCGCATGATCCAAGAAGAGGTCTTCGGCCCGGCACTACCGATCGTGCGTGTGAAAAACCTGGAACAGGCCATCGAGCAAGCCAACGGCTCGATCTTCGGTTTGGGCTCCTCGATCTGGACCCGCGACATCAATCGGGCGATGTATGGCGCCGAGAACATCGAAGCCGGCTACACCTGGGTCAACTCCGCCCAGATCATCTACGACGAGCTGCCCTTCGGCGGCGTCAAACAGAGCGGTCTCGGCAAGGAACACGGCGACGAAGCGATCGAGCACTACACCGATTCCAAGTCGGTGGTCATCGCCACCGACGTCGAAGGCGAGATCATCGGCGGCGAATAG
- a CDS encoding amidohydrolase: MLWDCGTLRRLPMARNGYKIFDADTHVRPDADLLEPHMAAAERAKLAQYEKFRAKNKDGAVTYLMGERSYKRRLGLAADATPEKNEYMSGYKRHQHGKPNPLCERDPAVRIEDMDREGVDVNLMLPSGWFGCWTTIDDVSLETAVYEAYHRWMADYCAQFPSRLKGVILVAARDIKTSLAELHRAAKESWPLAVFVYAPYQFPLDHPDLEPIWQAAADYDLSIALHTFTVMPPYAPGGLDSWDNLWLQRSAAHPWCGQRNMASIIGAGIMDRYPNIRVGTLEAGHGWLPAWVNRLEEHTKLCPEALPPLKQTIRDYVTGGRYFQSIEVSEGAAITQGVIDLLGPDVLMFGSDYPHGESWFPVSVESVLGWKLKDSDMRKLMWDNALRYYRRYSE; encoded by the coding sequence ATGCTATGGGATTGCGGTACTTTAAGGAGACTCCCAATGGCGCGAAACGGCTACAAAATCTTTGATGCCGATACCCATGTCCGCCCCGATGCCGACTTGCTCGAGCCCCACATGGCGGCTGCAGAGCGCGCCAAGTTGGCCCAGTACGAAAAATTTCGCGCCAAAAACAAAGACGGCGCGGTCACTTATTTAATGGGCGAGCGCTCCTACAAGCGGCGGCTGGGCTTGGCCGCGGACGCGACGCCAGAGAAAAACGAATACATGAGCGGCTACAAACGGCACCAGCACGGCAAGCCCAACCCGCTATGTGAGCGCGACCCGGCCGTGCGCATCGAAGACATGGATCGCGAAGGCGTCGACGTCAATCTCATGCTGCCGTCGGGTTGGTTCGGCTGTTGGACGACGATTGACGACGTGAGTCTTGAGACCGCGGTCTACGAAGCCTATCACCGTTGGATGGCGGACTATTGCGCGCAATTTCCAAGCCGCTTAAAAGGCGTGATCCTGGTGGCGGCGCGCGATATCAAAACTTCCCTGGCGGAGTTGCATCGCGCTGCCAAAGAGTCCTGGCCTTTGGCTGTGTTTGTCTACGCACCCTATCAATTTCCGCTCGACCATCCCGACCTGGAACCAATCTGGCAAGCGGCGGCCGATTACGATCTGTCGATTGCGCTGCACACCTTCACTGTCATGCCACCCTACGCGCCGGGCGGGCTCGATTCTTGGGACAACCTCTGGCTGCAGCGCTCGGCGGCGCACCCCTGGTGCGGTCAGCGCAACATGGCGTCGATCATCGGCGCTGGCATAATGGACCGCTACCCGAACATCCGCGTCGGTACGTTGGAGGCAGGCCACGGTTGGCTACCGGCCTGGGTCAATCGCCTGGAAGAGCACACCAAGCTCTGTCCCGAGGCGTTGCCGCCGCTCAAGCAAACGATTCGCGACTATGTGACTGGCGGCCGCTATTTCCAGAGCATCGAGGTTTCTGAAGGCGCGGCGATCACCCAGGGCGTGATCGATCTCCTCGGCCCCGATGTGCTCATGTTCGGCTCGGACTATCCACACGGTGAGAGCTGGTTTCCGGTGTCGGTGGAGAGCGTGCTCGGCTGGAAGCTAAAAGACAGCGATATGCGCAAACTGATGTGGGACAACGCGCTGCGCTATTACCGGCGCTA